The following coding sequences are from one Gossypium hirsutum isolate 1008001.06 chromosome A12, Gossypium_hirsutum_v2.1, whole genome shotgun sequence window:
- the LOC107931936 gene encoding cytochrome b-c1 complex subunit 6-1, mitochondrial, translated as MADEEPVDQKKYLEEGCKPKCVKQLRAYEACVKRIEGDESGHKHCTGQYFDYWACIDKCVAQTLFSKLK; from the exons AT GGCGGATGAGGAACCTGTTGATCAAAAGAAGTATCTTGAAGAGGGTTGCAAGCCTAAATGTGTGAAACAACTTCGTGCTTATGAG GCATGTGTTAAAAGAATCGAAGGTGACGAAAGTGGCCACAAGCATTGCACTGGTCAATATTTTGATTATTGGGCTTGTATTGATAAATGT GTTGCACAAACTCTATTCtcaaaattgaaataa
- the LOC107931923 gene encoding protein NLP2 translates to MEGGGGGFSPNSTTFGNLSDAAMDLDFMDQLLVEGCWLETSDGFNFMQPTPSTSTPSPHCFPVSGSNTFPFTINPHQMHQGETDMQFAPSQTDNLSKTRSQNWGGVGNASSLSQTGSFIVEGTEMGSRWWIGPKAESGSSLSVKERLMQAIGYLKESTKDRDVLIQIWVPVTREGKHVLTTEGQPYSVNTNSKSLKIFRDVSKSYNFPAEEDSNKSVGLPGRVFLGKLPEWTPDVRFFRSEEYPRVSFALKYNVGGSLALPVFERASGTCLGVVEVVTTAQKINYHPELEYVCKALEAVDLRTSHNFSPPNVEACNELYQAALPEIAEVLRSVCKIYKLPLALTWAPCLSQGKSGCRHSDENYYNCVSTVDAACFVADDKFLGFLEACSEHHLFKGQGIVGRAFTTDKQCFATDITAFSKTNYPLSHHARMFKLRGALAIPLQSIFTGLVEFVLELFFPKDCHESEAQQQMLNSLSSFMQQACQSLHVVMDKELEEEVILPVKEAVVASDGISDKEETKFKLSSPNENSPEESSWIAHMMEAQQKGKGVYVSWEYQKEEPKEEFKMTTSWEETRQELFNKHVLSDFGLLHQNAGSIASLEGGGGDSSSSGGRHILARKKAGKKRRTKMEKTISLQVLRQYFAGSLKDAAKSIGVCPTTLKRICRQHGITRWPSRKIKKVGHSLRKLQLVIDSVQGAEGAIQIGSFYSSFPELSSPNFSGKVPSSSKISNQSKPSEPQIQSGVLSQGAAAAAPKSPSSSCSQSSGSSTCCSTGAKQRSTSISALCSTDGLTVENPEGALKRALSDADLQALNQEEPKLLARSQSHKTFGELPSFETKPPLPKSGGHKLRTAGALKVKVMYREDKVRLSLQPSWGFKDLQQEIGRRFNIEDVSRIDLKYLDDDEEWVLLTCDADLEECIDIYKSSQSKTIKISLEQASHPNLGSSFGSSAP, encoded by the exons ATggaaggtggtggtggtggattTTCACCTAATTCTACTACCTTCGGGAACTTGTCTGATGCTGCCATGGACTTGGATTTTATGGATCAACTCTTGGTTGAAGGATGCTGGTTAGAGACTAGCGATGGCTTCAACTTTATGCAACCTACTCCTTCAACATCTACCCCTTCTCCTCACTGCTTCCCTGTATCCGGCTCTAATACTTTTCCTTTTACCATAAACCCTCATCAAATGCATCAAGGAGAGACAGATATGCAATTTGCTCCCTCTCAAACCGACAACCTTTCTAAAACACGGTCACAAAATTGGGGTGGTGTTGGAAATGCTTCATCTTTATCCCAAACTGGAAGCTTTATAGTTGAAGGCACTGAGATGGGCAGTAGATGGTGGATAGGGCCTAAAGCGGAATCCGGTTCTTCTTTATCTGTGAAAGAGAGACTAATGCAGGCTATAGGATATTTGAAGGAATCTACAAAAGATAGGGATGTTCTTATCCAAATCTGGGTGCCTGTTACAAGAGAAGGTAAGCATGTTCTTACTACTGAAGGCCAGCCTTATTCTGTTAACACAAATAGCAAGTCTCTCAAAATCTTTAGAGATGTCTCCAAGTCCTATAACTTCCCTGCTGAGGAGGATTCAAATAAATCGGTTGGGTTGCCTGGCCGTGTCTTTTTGGGGAAGTTGCCTGAGTGGACACCTGATGTTCGTTTCTTCAGAAGCGAAGAATATCCGCGTGTTAGTTTTGCACTAAAGTACAATGTTGGTGGATCTCTAGCTCTTCCTGTTTTTGAACGAGCCAGTGGAACTTGCTTGGGTGTTGTTGAGGTTGTCACAACTGCTCAAAAGATCAATTATCACCCAGAACTGGAATACGTCTGCAAAGCTCTCGAG GCTGTTGATCTAAGGACCTCACATAACTTCAGTCCTCCTAATGTTGAG GCTTGCAATGAGTTGTATCAAGCTGCATTGCCTGAGATAGCTGAGGTTCTAAGATCTGTCTGCAAGATATATAAGCTGCCTTTGGCTCTAACATGGGCCCCATGCCTCAGTCAAGGTAAAAGTGGATGCCGACATTCAGATGAGAACTATTATAATTGTGTTTCCACCGTGGATGCTGCTTGCTTCGTGGCTGATGACAAATTTTTGGGCTTCCTTGAGGCATGCTCTGAGCACCACCTGTTCAAAGGCCAAGGAATAGTTGGTAGAGCATTCACAACAGACAAACAATGTTTTGCAACTGATATAACTGCCTTCAGTAAGACAAATTATCCTCTCTCTCACCATGCTAGGATGTTCAAACTGCGTGGCGCATTAGCTATTCCACTACAAAGCATTTTTACTGGATTGGTTGAATTCGTTTTGGAGTTATTCTTCCCAAAAGATTGCCATGAAAGCGAAGCACAGCAGCAGATGCTGAACTCATTGTCCAGTTTTATGCAACAGGCATGCCAGAGCTTGCATGTTGTTATGGACAAGGAGCTTGAAGAAGAAGTGATACTGCCCGTTAAGGAAGCGGTAGTTGCTTCTGATGGGATATCAGACAAAGAAGAAACTAAATTTAAGCTTTCTTCTCCAAACGAGAACTCCCCAGAGGAGTCATCATGGATTGCCCACATGATGGAGGCCCAACAGAAGGGGAAAGGTGTTTATGTCTCCTGGGAATATCAAAAAGAAGAACCAAAAGAAGAGTTCAAGATGACAACCAGTTGGGAAGAAACTCGGCAAGAGTTATTTAATAAGCATGTACTTTCAGATTTTGGGCTGCTTCATCAAAATGCTGGAAGCATAGCTAGTCTTGAGGGAGGAGGTGGTGACTCCTCCTCATCTGGCGGACGTCACATTTTAGCACGTAAAAAAGCAGGTAAGAAGAGAAGAACCAAGATGGAGAAGACAATCAGCTTGCAGGTTCTTAGGCAGTACTTTGCAGGGAGTCTTAAAGATGCTGCTAAAAGTATTGGTG TGTGCCCCACTACTCTGAAAAGGATATGCAGGCAACACGGGATCACTCGATGGCCTTCTCGAAAAATTAAGAAGGTAGGCCACTCTTTAAGAAAACTTCAACTTGTGATTGACTCGGTCCAAGGTGCTGAGGGTGCCATTCAAATTGGATCCTTCTACTCAAGCTTCCCCGAACTGAGCTCACCAAACTTTTCTGGCAAGGTTCCTTCATCATCCAAGATAAGTAACCAGTCAAAGCCATCAGAACCTCAAATTCAGAGCGGCGTGCTCAGCCAAGGAGCTGCTGCTGCTGCTCCAAAGTCTCCATCTTCTTCATGTAGCCAGAGTTCTGGTTCAAGTACCTGTTGTTCCACTGGAGCAAAACAGCGTAGTACCAGTATAAGCGCATTGTGTAGTACAGACGGGTTGACAGTGGAGAACCCCGAAGGAGCACTAAAGAGAGCTCTCAGTGATGCTGATTTGCAAGCCTTGAATCAAGAGGAGCCAAAGCTTCTTGCAAGATCCCAAAGCCATAAAACATTTGGTGAGCTACCTAGTTTTGAGACTAAACCTCCCTTGCCAAAAAGTGGTGGCCACAAATTACGAACCGCGGGTGCCTTAAAAGTAAAAGTTATGTATAGAGAAGATAAGGTACGGTTGAGTTTGCAACCAAGCTGGGGTTTCAAAGACCTGCAACAAGAGATTGGTAGGCGTTTCAACATCGAAGATGTCAGCAGAATTGATCTCAAATACTTGGACGATGACGAGGAGTGGGTTCTTTTGACATGTGATGCTGACCTTGAGGAATGCATTGATATATATAAATCATCCCAAAGCAAAACAATTAAAATCTCCCTTGAACAAGCTTCTCATCCGAATCTAGGAAGTTCATTTGGTAGCAGTGCCCCATAA